The window ATCTCCCGCCTGGTTAATCAAGCGTTAGCCCCTCTGCAGACCCAAGTGACCACAGAGCGTAAGGATGCGAGCCTGCACTTGATGGCACAAGGAACTGCAGAGAGTCAGGCAACCGCCCCTGCAGAAACCTCGGTCATCCAGGCGATCACGCCCCTGCTGACACAAATCGCACCTCAAGGCATCCATCGAGCCATGGTGTATGGGCAGGTAGCCCAGGCCGAAACGCCGGAGTGGGTGCGCTGTGTCAACCTACCCGCCCTAGAACATGAGGCCCTGGCGGCTGATCCCAAAGCGTTAGCCCAGCAAGGGGATCTACCCGCCCTGGCCTATCTGCTCACGCGGTTGTTGAACCCTGACCTAGAGGCTCAGCTAGCAACCGGCGGCATCCGCGTGCAAACCCTGCGGCGCGAGAATTTGCTGCACGTCATGGCCGATGCGCCCGTTTGCCCCACCCGTCGCCAGGTGGCACCGTCGGTTTTAGATTTTTTAAAGACGCTGGATCTCGAAGGCATCGGCATTAAGGGGGTGCGCCTCTATGGACGGCGCGCCGGGCAACAGCGCCCCGCCTGGAGCTACGGCAGCGATTTTCAGGAACGGGAACGGCTGGTGCCTAAAGCAGAGCCCACCTTTGCCGCCTCGGATGCCTATGTGGGTGATTTGCTCACCGCCCCTGAGGAGGATGCGCTGCGAGCTGATCTGACCCCTGAGGTTATTGGCACAACCCTGGAGCGAGCTTGGCAGTGGAGTTTAGATCGGGTGAGAGGGGGGCTTGTTCGAACCCAGCTTTTCGTGCCCCAGAGTGATTTACCCCGCACGCCTCCACCCCTGCCCGCCAGGGATCGCCATGACGCCCTAAAAATCAGCCTGGTATGGGGCCTAGTGGGAGCTTTATTAGCGCTCCAGGCAGACTGGCTGCTGGGGCAGGTGTTGAATCCAGCACAGTCAACGACTCCCACGGCTGATGCTGCCCCCGCCCCTGCTGCGGCTGCTGAGGAAGCGGCTCCTCAGCAGCCGCAGGCAGACGATGATTTGTTACCTCAATTCGGGTGGGAGCGTGAGGCTGAAGCTGAGGGCGATACCGTATTTGCAGGGGATGAGTTTACCCAGGATCCGACCGCAACAGATACTGCCAACACCCCTTTTACGGACGAACTACAAACCAGCCCTGATCAATCGCTCGCCCCGACCCCTGATCTCCTACAAAACTCTCCCTACCCTCCTTTTAGAAGCCAACAGCTCAATGAAAAGCTGGCACTTTATCATCAGCGCCTGCAAGAATCTGGCCCCCCCGATGTTTTGATTATGGGCAGCTCACGGGCCTTGCGAGGGGTGGATCCGGCCGCCTTGCGCAAAGAGTTGTCGGCTTTAGGCTTTGGGGAACCCAGCATTTTCAACTTCGGGATCAATGGTGCCACCGCACAGGTGGTGGAATTAACCCTAAGACGCATTTTAGAGGCTGACCAATTGCCCCGCCTGGTGCTTTGGGCAGACGGGGCCAGAGCCTTTAATAGTGGGCGAACGGATGTCACCTATAACGGGATCGCCACCTCCGAGGGGTACCGTGAATTCGGACAGCGTGATCTAACTTCGACCGCTGAGACAGAGATAGCCAACGACCCAGCCACCGATGACCCGGCTGAGCCGCAGTCCGTTGGCGACTCTTTTCGGGAAAGCTATCAGGCTTTAGATCAGAAGTTGAGCGAACAGCTAGGACAGTGGTCTGCCATCTATGGAGAGCGTGAGCAGCTCAAGGCCGTCGTCCGCGACTACATTTTGACGCCGTTGGTAGCTCCGATCGCGGCTTCGGTCGAGCAGCACACAGCGACCCAAAACACGTCTGACATGCCGATTCCTGAAGGCAGCCGCATTGATTTTGACGGCTTCTTAGCCCTAGACGTGCGGTTCAATCCAGCCACCTACTATCAGCTCTATGCTCGGGTACCGGGGGTTTACGACAGCGACTACGAAAACTTTGAACTTCAGGGCGTTCAGTTCACGGCCTTTCAGCAGCTGCTGAACTATACCCAAAGCAAAAATATTCCCATGGTCTTCGTCAATACCCCCCTCACCGATGAGTACCTGGATAACTACCGAATGGCGGCAGAAGAAGACTTTCAGCGCATGATGTTGCAACATTCAGCCACTGAAGCGCTGTTTATCTTTCGAGATTTGGGGCAGCTCTGGGATACTCGCTATGACTATTTCTCAGACCCCAGTCACCTCAATCGTTATGGAGCCTACCAAGTCTCTGAGCGATTAGCTCAGGATCCCATGATCCCCTGGCCTCGAGCCCTAGAAAGCCCTGTTCCCGACTCGGAAGCGACGCCATGACCATTCCATCCATTGTCTATGGGCTGTTTTTGCTCAGTGTGGTTGGCTTGTACTGGGCCTTAGAGCAGCGATCGCGGCGTATCTGGCTGCTCCTGATCGCCAGCTTAGTGTTCTATGTCTCCCTACAGGCTCATTATGTCCCGCTGATGATCGTGCTGGTGGGCCTCAATTTCTGGCTCGGTCGGGTGCTCATGATGCCCGCCGATTGGCGCGTACCCAATGAGCAATGGCAGATGGCGGAGCAAGCCTGGCATCACCGTCGCCGCCGCTGGTTAGCCCTGGGAATTGGGCTTAATGTGCTGCTGCTGCTGGGTTTCAAATACATCGATGCTTGGCTGCGTTGGCTCCTGCCCAGCGCCTTTGAGACGGCCACCGCACAGGAAGGATGGCTCGCGATCGCCTTCCCCCTAGGCTTAAGTTTTTTCACGTTCGAATGTATCGCCTATTTAGTAGACGTTTACCGGGGCGCCCCAGCCACCCGCAGCCTGCCAGAATTTGCCGCCTATAAGCTCTTTTTTCCTAAGCTGATCTCAGGCCCTATCACTCGTTTTCATAGC is drawn from Leptolyngbya sp. SIO1E4 and contains these coding sequences:
- a CDS encoding DUF1574 domain-containing protein, which codes for MTAKPSTSSKKKSSSSAPPLNDWIAQHLAPNAQVQVRLRGNILHALCETPNTLHQAGAMARLVDALLDQTAGVSVITDVYPQVYQVYLYSRRTGQTKPDWTAPLYLNRLERHRAQLQQYSTESLRIVETQSPLKSPGSPAEEATAWPQDDASTTLVLSNLSLARQGDPDAIAWYLSEVLSTLDVGVWVSIRAVPGTATVHPEVTSAEAGHASTTPSSDHKVPRLWVLCEATYSPDPLLIAEPVTERLRQLALTQFKDAVIVIQVHGEDSPDWSLRIDLTPPDEMLREWGRWGDEAAISRLVNQALAPLQTQVTTERKDASLHLMAQGTAESQATAPAETSVIQAITPLLTQIAPQGIHRAMVYGQVAQAETPEWVRCVNLPALEHEALAADPKALAQQGDLPALAYLLTRLLNPDLEAQLATGGIRVQTLRRENLLHVMADAPVCPTRRQVAPSVLDFLKTLDLEGIGIKGVRLYGRRAGQQRPAWSYGSDFQERERLVPKAEPTFAASDAYVGDLLTAPEEDALRADLTPEVIGTTLERAWQWSLDRVRGGLVRTQLFVPQSDLPRTPPPLPARDRHDALKISLVWGLVGALLALQADWLLGQVLNPAQSTTPTADAAPAPAAAAEEAAPQQPQADDDLLPQFGWEREAEAEGDTVFAGDEFTQDPTATDTANTPFTDELQTSPDQSLAPTPDLLQNSPYPPFRSQQLNEKLALYHQRLQESGPPDVLIMGSSRALRGVDPAALRKELSALGFGEPSIFNFGINGATAQVVELTLRRILEADQLPRLVLWADGARAFNSGRTDVTYNGIATSEGYREFGQRDLTSTAETEIANDPATDDPAEPQSVGDSFRESYQALDQKLSEQLGQWSAIYGEREQLKAVVRDYILTPLVAPIAASVEQHTATQNTSDMPIPEGSRIDFDGFLALDVRFNPATYYQLYARVPGVYDSDYENFELQGVQFTAFQQLLNYTQSKNIPMVFVNTPLTDEYLDNYRMAAEEDFQRMMLQHSATEALFIFRDLGQLWDTRYDYFSDPSHLNRYGAYQVSERLAQDPMIPWPRALESPVPDSEATP